The genomic interval AATGGACCAACCCCCACAGAAAACATTAAGAGGACATAGGAAGTCACCTGTGACAAGAGAAGGAGCGTTCAGTTACAAGGGGATGTCCAGAACAAATATATGCAAAGGGAGATCAACTAAAAAATGTGATGTCTTTGCTATAAAATGAAGAActtctgtttcttctgctgtaATGGCTGAGGACCTTCAACTGAGCATCTCCTCATGTACAGCATCAAACATGGAAAACACTCAAAAACGTACGGAAAACTATTCCAAACAGGAGTGCAGGTTCTGGTGAGGCTCACAgctcagatttgactgttttcTCTGAAAGGGGCTGTATTTCTGAGAGGTCATCCTGAGGAAACACCACGTAACACAACTTCTGCCCCAGATAGGTCACTCTCTCTGAAACACATGCACATTTATAGATgacttttaaaggaacagttgacAGTTGAAtaaatgacaattctgttattatttacacacattctcatgtccttccaaatccattttactttctttcaagtggaacacaaaagaagaaattctgaagaGCGTGCTGGTTCCTTTTTCCCATGCAATTACACAATACAAATGGGGACTGAATAACAACTTTTTGTAGcgtacaagttgtatggactacatttgtgacacttttatggtgcatttgcATCCTTTATGAGGCTTAAAAGCTACTGTcactattcatttttaattgcatggaaaagagtgtCTTACACATATTGAATATACAGCAtttttccttttatgttccacagaggaaacaaagtcatatgggtttggaacaacatgagggtgagtaaataatgacaaaaaatgtcattgtttggtgaactattcctattctAGAGAGacaacaaaacaatgcaaaacagCTTTCACTTTTCTCACTCACCCACAACACTGTAAATCCAGCGTGGCTTGTTCTTCCAATGCACTCCAATGTAGTAGATGGGGACTCCAGTGAGCATGATCACCAGCCCCATACCACACACCACTGGCTCTGAGTACAGACTGAAGCCCAGTAACACTGCCCAGAACACCAGGTAGCTGCAAGGGACTAACAAGTTTACCTGTAtaaagtgaagagattaaaagaGAGAGGAAAGTACAAAGAAGGACAACAATGAATAAAACCAAAACAGGTTTTTGCATTCCATTCTGAACCAAAAAGTAATGCATGTTAAACCAGTGGCTCTCAGCTGATTTTGCTTCAGTACTCAGATTTTACATTAACATGATTTCACATCAAGTGCCGACCCAACtctgtaccaaaattgtttatcatccaaaagtaaaaattatttgagATAGATTGTagattgtaaattgtattatcattattatacagtattagTATAATTATCATGAACTACATAGCCACAATGATATGGAAAATTAATAATaggacataaaaaaaacaattttgaattTTGATTCACAATTCACAAGCAAAAATGCAATGTAgttggcacaaaccatgtttatcctatAAGTGAATCTGTTTTTGCATTGCATAGTTATGTTAATTGTtttcaaggataaggtgatgtCAAGCAACctatccatgttggcatctgtctaatttgaCTAGTGTTGACagatcaacaacaaaagaaaggGAGAGTTTTTATTTTGCATAACTATGCATGGTtatatggttaattgcattttaatatttgcatttagGATTCTTATTTCCCTGAAGTCCCTAATCAGAACAGACATGTGaccaccagttgagaatcactgctaTAAACCAATTCTGATGACTTCGTTCCCTTATATGAGGCAGTAACAGCTACTGTAAGTACCTTGATTGGTCTGACCATTTTGGGTTTTTTCCATCTGTAGTACAGCAACCCAGCTATAGTGACTCCATATGAGAGGTAGTTTATAAATGACACGTAGTTTATCAAGTTATGTGTGTCCCCGATACACAGGATCACTATGGTCGCAGTACACTatggagagcgagagagaaagacacTTACTGTGGTGATAATTATGCATGAAAGCTGTGTATGTTCTGTATATAAGCTGTTTATGCTAACACTTTTCTCTCTTACACAAACAAGCAGGGCAGGGATTGGTGTGCAGCTCTTAAGGTGGATCATAGCCAGCAGGTAGGGCAGGTGACCCTCTCTGGCTCCTGAGAAACATAACCTGAGGATGATAGACAAGGAAGTGTTAAATATCCTGTCTTTATGAGGTGACTTTATAGGGCCTGAGTAATAGTGCTCAGATGTCAGATGTTTCTTTACCTGGAGGAGGTGAACAGGTATCCATTAATCCCTCCAAAGGTGGAAAGAGCTACAGAGATGGGCATCACCCAGGAGAACATCCCTAATAGCTTCTCCCCAAATGTCTGCAATTCAACATCAAAAAATGGAAATGTACAAACAGATCATGATTTAACAAAGCATATAATGTATGGATTACTGTTTAACCAGAACAAAtacaactagatttttacactTTCTGGGAAAGAAAATGCGAGTGGTGCTTGCTCATACAAAAATTCCTGCCACAAtactaaggtgttgtgggtgttAGCTGTGATGCTGTTTTGCAACAGTGTTTAGAGATCACTAACCACAGCAACAGCGTTAGACTCCAGCAGTTCATGAGGGGTCATGGAGGAGAAGTATGCAATGTTGGTGAGAGTATAAACGAGCGTTACCAGGGGGATGGAGACATAGATTGCACGTGGAAGGTTCCTACACAGACACATCAGACACCATATTATCCATGCTGTAAAACACTGTGCTGATTTTGTAAAATACTTTgttttcattactttttttttattctgctgcAAGTGATCATaaaagtattgtacagtattatgTGTAGACTTTGTTATATGTACACTATATTATGTGTAGAATCTTTGTGTATGCATATAGACTTTGGGTTATtgtgaaacagaatatttaaaaataGACTCACTTGCGTGGCTCAACCAACTCTTCAGTGACATAGTTGAGGAAGTTCCATCCGCTGTAGGCGAAAGAGGCCTGTAGGAAGGCCAGAGCAATCTGCCCCACTGATGGATCCTTTATAAACTGAAAAGCCGCCTGTGGCTCCAATGCATCATAGTGTCCTAGAgatagagaaacagagagagagagagagagagagagagagggtttaGAGTTGAGAGTGTAGCGGTATAGATTAATTAGTTTATAAAGATGATCAAATTCTGCAATCTTTTTGTTGTTTACTGCATAAAACACAGTATATGTCAGTTGCACTTGGGATTAATTAACAATCTGTTtttcacatttaaaggaatggttcacccaaaaatgaaaattctatcatcactcTCCCTCacattgttctaaacctgtatgactttctttctgccgtggaacacagaaggagatgttaggcagaatgttggcctcagtcaccattcacttttttgcctttttttcgtacaattaaaatgaatggtgactgaggctatcattaagcttaacatattttgtgttccacagaggaaagaaagtcatactggtttggaacaacatgagggtgagtaaatgctgactgaattttcatttttgggtgaacaatccctttaaactcataCTCAAATGTCATCAAATTGATTTCATTATTCCACTGGACAGCCAGAGCCTCCAAAAAGCCTTCATCTCTTCTGTCGCTGAAGCGTGGAAGTGCTCTCATGCACTTCTCAGCTCTCTCATTTACTCAATTCTTTCTCTTGTCAGTTCAGAGAATGCCTCCAGACAAGCATGCTTCCAcaagaaataaatacaaataaaaaactgccCATAACAGGTCATAGGCATTCCAAAACATGTAATGTTTATGTGCAAGGGAGGCTGATGTTCACATTAGTGCCACAATTACTGTACATGCCGCTGTCTATGCCTAAGTTTGCCATGAACAGCCTAAAGTAAATGAGTCTGCAGCTGCTTTACAGCTATACATTGTTTTATTTGTAAGATTTTCTGGCtccctaccacccctggagttcgctagttcgaatcccagggcgtgctgagtgactccaaccaggtctcctaagcaaccaaattggcccggttgcaagggagggtagagtcacatggggtaacctcctcgtggtcgctgtaatgtggtttgttctcaatggggcgcgtggtgagttgagcgcagatgctgcGGTGgacggcgtgaagcctccacacgcgctatgtctccgtggcaacgcgctcaacaagccacgtgagaagacggattgacggtctcagacgtgaaggcaactgggattcatcctctgccacccggattgaggcgaatcactatgcgaccacgaggacttaaaagcgcactgagaattgggcattccaaattgggtgaaaaaaacaaaaatagttttcCAGCTACGCTAACTGTGAACTTAGTGTACTGTATAAGAGAtggttttatattgttttgttttttttgtctgaatGTATAGcgtttttacaaaaacaaacagagcaaacaGCCCCAACTAGCCTTGTGTTTATTGGAATATTTCAGTAGTCTGTCCCCACTGAGGGCAGTTTTTCTGCTTTTTATTCATTAGGTAACTGGACTG from Myxocyprinus asiaticus isolate MX2 ecotype Aquarium Trade chromosome 1, UBuf_Myxa_2, whole genome shotgun sequence carries:
- the LOC127432894 gene encoding asc-type amino acid transporter 1-like is translated as MDGTETNRRNCAKTEQQNMLDAGGNQSGSKDRVTLKKEIGLLSACAIIIGNIIGSGIFISPKGVLEHAGSVGFSLIVWVLGGGICALGSLCYAELGVTIPKSGGDYSYVTEIFGGLVGFLLLWSAVLIMYPTTLAVIALTFSNYVLQPAFPNCLPPYIATRILSTACVLFLTWVNCSSVRWGTRIQDVFTVGKLLALVLIIVVGMVQIAKGHYDALEPQAAFQFIKDPSVGQIALAFLQASFAYSGWNFLNYVTEELVEPRKNLPRAIYVSIPLVTLVYTLTNIAYFSSMTPHELLESNAVAVTFGEKLLGMFSWVMPISVALSTFGGINGYLFTSSRLCFSGAREGHLPYLLAMIHLKSCTPIPALLVCCTATIVILCIGDTHNLINYVSFINYLSYGVTIAGLLYYRWKKPKMVRPIKVNLLVPCSYLVFWAVLLGFSLYSEPVVCGMGLVIMLTGVPIYYIGVHWKNKPRWIYSVVERVTYLGQKLCYVVFPQDDLSEIQPLSEKTVKSEL